The following are from one region of the Actinomycetes bacterium genome:
- a CDS encoding ABC transporter substrate-binding protein: MKGSTRARVVAGMAALGLLLAACSGAKTETGGGGSAGGAKGTVKIAINPWVGYEANAAVVGYLLEKELGYKVENKNLKEEVSWQGFETGEVDVILENWGHDDLKKKYIEEKKVAVEVGPTGNQGIIGWYVPGWMAEQYPDITKWQSLNKYADLFKTSESSGKGQLLDGDPSFVTNDQAIVNNLSLKYKVVYSGGEAASIKTAEQAARQRKPLLFYFWEPHWIHSQEKFVKIDLPAYKTGCDADPKKVACDYPPYVLDKIASKKFADTGGKAYQLIKNFKWTNENQNEVANAMTNDKLPAEQAAKKWVDAHKDVWQAWIPTS, encoded by the coding sequence ATGAAGGGCAGCACCAGGGCACGCGTCGTCGCGGGCATGGCCGCGCTGGGCCTGCTCCTCGCCGCGTGCAGCGGGGCGAAGACCGAGACCGGCGGTGGCGGGTCGGCCGGGGGTGCCAAGGGCACGGTCAAGATCGCCATCAACCCGTGGGTGGGGTACGAGGCGAACGCCGCCGTGGTCGGCTACCTCCTAGAGAAGGAGCTCGGCTACAAGGTCGAGAACAAGAACCTCAAGGAGGAGGTCTCCTGGCAGGGCTTCGAGACCGGCGAGGTCGACGTGATCCTCGAGAACTGGGGCCACGACGACCTCAAGAAGAAGTACATCGAGGAGAAGAAGGTCGCCGTCGAGGTGGGGCCGACCGGCAACCAGGGCATCATCGGCTGGTACGTGCCCGGCTGGATGGCCGAGCAGTACCCCGACATCACCAAGTGGCAGAGCCTCAACAAGTACGCCGACCTGTTCAAGACCTCGGAGTCGAGCGGCAAGGGCCAGCTCCTGGACGGCGACCCGTCGTTCGTCACCAACGACCAGGCGATCGTCAACAACCTCAGCCTGAAGTACAAGGTCGTGTACTCGGGTGGCGAGGCCGCGTCGATCAAGACCGCCGAGCAGGCCGCCAGGCAGCGCAAGCCGCTGCTGTTCTACTTCTGGGAGCCGCACTGGATCCACTCGCAGGAGAAGTTCGTCAAGATCGACCTGCCCGCCTACAAGACCGGGTGTGACGCCGACCCCAAGAAGGTCGCCTGCGACTACCCGCCGTACGTGCTCGACAAGATCGCCAGCAAGAAGTTCGCCGACACCGGCGGGAAGGCCTACCAGCTGATCAAGAACTTCAAGTGGACGAACGAGAACCAGAACGAAGTCGCCAACGCCATGACCAACGACAAGCTCCCGGCCGAGCAGGCGGCCAAGAAGTGGGTCGACGCCCACAAGGACGTCTGGCAAGCCTGGATCCCCACGAGCTGA
- a CDS encoding ABC transporter permease subunit, translated as MSAVPVAVGRRFAWPWQRVAAAATVLGVAVLYLAFRGQYVLPHDDDAGVFRALNTVRDWVDDNRNSSPVFLFFVNQIRLGVAVLFDTLQAVLQGIGWLGVTGAVGALALVLAGWRTALLAVAGFLAFGILGLWEESIDTLALTLTAVLLSLAIGVPLGILAGRSARFRRLITPVLDVMQIMPTFAYLAPMALFFLIGAPAAAIATLIYAIPPAIRITALGIREVPHASVEAATSMGSTRWQLLRKVQLPMAKRTIVLAVNQTIMMALAMVVITALIDAPGLGEPIIQALERVNVGGAFDAGLAIVIMAIVLDRLTVRASQRVDTRNQEGRSSSVTRRRALVLGATAGAGLAIAAGAATPQGRDFPESWFFSFAQPVNTVVDWVETNLFAVTDAVKNALTAWLLNPMQHLLTTAPWWLVVAVVFGLGLRVSGLGPALTAAACLTAVAALGLWQHGMETLTTVLVAAAITLAVGIVLGVVAGRSSRYAAVQRPFLDAAQTMPSFVYLLPAVALFGATRFTAIVASVIYAAPPVIRLVEEGIRGVPPTVVEAATAAGSTKGQLLWKVQLPMARHALLLAANQGIIMVLAMVVVGGLVGAGALGYDVVAGFAQREDFGKGLAAGIAIVLLGVMLDRITQGAGGRSAAEQAARHTG; from the coding sequence GTGAGCGCGGTCCCGGTCGCCGTCGGCCGGCGGTTCGCGTGGCCGTGGCAGCGGGTCGCGGCCGCGGCCACGGTCCTCGGCGTCGCCGTGTTGTACCTCGCCTTCCGCGGGCAGTACGTGCTGCCCCACGACGACGACGCCGGCGTGTTCCGGGCGTTGAACACCGTGCGCGACTGGGTGGACGACAACCGCAACTCGAGCCCGGTGTTCCTGTTCTTCGTCAACCAGATCCGGCTCGGCGTCGCCGTGCTCTTCGACACCTTGCAGGCGGTCCTGCAGGGCATCGGCTGGCTCGGCGTCACCGGGGCCGTCGGCGCGCTCGCGCTGGTGCTCGCCGGCTGGCGCACCGCGCTCCTGGCCGTGGCCGGCTTCCTCGCCTTCGGCATCCTCGGCCTGTGGGAGGAGAGCATCGACACCCTGGCCCTGACCCTTACCGCGGTGCTGCTCTCGCTGGCCATCGGCGTGCCGCTCGGGATCCTCGCCGGCCGCTCGGCCCGGTTCCGGCGGCTGATCACCCCGGTGCTCGACGTCATGCAGATCATGCCGACGTTCGCCTACCTGGCCCCGATGGCGTTGTTCTTCCTCATCGGGGCTCCCGCGGCGGCGATCGCCACGCTCATCTATGCGATCCCGCCGGCGATCCGGATCACCGCGCTCGGCATCCGGGAGGTGCCCCACGCCTCGGTCGAGGCGGCCACGTCGATGGGCTCGACCCGCTGGCAGCTGCTGCGCAAGGTCCAGCTCCCGATGGCCAAGCGCACGATCGTGCTCGCGGTCAACCAGACCATCATGATGGCGCTGGCCATGGTCGTCATCACCGCGCTGATCGACGCCCCCGGGCTGGGAGAGCCCATCATCCAGGCGCTCGAGCGGGTCAACGTCGGCGGCGCGTTCGACGCCGGCCTCGCCATCGTGATCATGGCGATCGTGCTTGACCGGCTGACCGTGCGGGCCAGCCAGCGGGTCGACACGCGCAATCAGGAGGGACGAAGCTCGTCGGTGACGCGCCGCCGGGCGCTGGTGCTGGGCGCCACGGCCGGGGCCGGCCTCGCCATCGCCGCCGGCGCGGCCACCCCGCAGGGCCGGGACTTCCCCGAGTCGTGGTTCTTCTCGTTCGCGCAGCCGGTCAACACCGTGGTCGACTGGGTCGAGACCAACCTGTTCGCGGTGACCGACGCGGTCAAGAACGCGCTCACCGCGTGGCTGCTCAACCCGATGCAGCACCTGCTCACGACCGCCCCTTGGTGGCTCGTGGTCGCGGTCGTCTTCGGCCTGGGGCTGCGGGTGAGCGGGCTGGGGCCGGCCTTGACCGCCGCTGCCTGCCTGACCGCGGTGGCCGCGCTCGGCCTGTGGCAGCACGGCATGGAGACGCTCACCACCGTACTGGTCGCCGCCGCGATCACCCTTGCCGTCGGGATCGTCCTCGGCGTCGTCGCGGGCCGGTCCTCCCGGTACGCCGCGGTCCAGCGCCCGTTCCTGGACGCGGCCCAGACCATGCCGTCGTTCGTCTACCTGCTGCCGGCGGTCGCGCTGTTCGGCGCCACCCGGTTCACCGCGATCGTCGCATCGGTGATCTACGCGGCGCCGCCCGTGATCCGGCTGGTCGAGGAAGGCATCCGCGGGGTGCCGCCCACGGTGGTCGAGGCGGCCACCGCCGCCGGCTCGACAAAGGGCCAGCTGCTGTGGAAGGTGCAGCTCCCCATGGCCCGGCATGCGCTGCTGCTCGCGGCCAACCAGGGCATCATCATGGTCCTCGCGATGGTGGTGGTGGGTGGGCTGGTGGGCGCGGGTGCGCTCGGCTACGACGTCGTGGCCGGCTTCGCGCAGCGCGAGGACTTCGGCAAGGGCCTTGCCGCGGGCATCGCGATCGTGCTGCTCGGGGTCATGCTCGACCGGATCACGCAGGGCGCCGGTGGGCGCTCCGCGGCCGAGCAGGCCGCGCGGCACACCGGGTGA
- a CDS encoding glycine betaine/L-proline ABC transporter ATP-binding protein, producing the protein MADVIEDRQAALAAAEEGGGEATISVRGLWKIFGPREHRIIGTPDAELDRAELRRRTGCTAAVRDVSFDVRPGEVFVVMGLSGSGKSTLVRCLSRLVEPTSGEIRIDGEDVRSASPRRLRDLRRHKIAMVFQHFGLLPHRHVIDNVAYGLEIQGIGRAERHARAREILSLVGLEGYDEAYPDQLSGGMQQRVGLARALAVNPGLLLFDEPFSALDPLIRRDMQNEVIRLHHEVGKTMLFITHDLAEALKLGDRIAIMRDGEVVQLGRPEELVGAPADDYVADFVADVPKGNVLTLRWAARAPAPGEPLDGPELPPGTVIRDAVQTALGTDKPIRVVEGGRLLGVVDRTQLLSVLAGQQEAEGTSPAPEPEAAPAPEPGGTPPAPESGGTAPAPERVFP; encoded by the coding sequence ATGGCCGACGTGATCGAGGACCGCCAGGCCGCTCTCGCCGCCGCCGAGGAGGGCGGCGGCGAGGCGACCATCTCGGTGCGGGGGCTCTGGAAGATCTTCGGCCCGCGCGAGCACCGCATCATCGGCACCCCCGACGCCGAGCTGGACCGGGCCGAGCTGCGCCGCCGGACCGGCTGCACCGCCGCCGTGCGCGACGTCAGCTTCGACGTGCGCCCCGGCGAGGTGTTCGTGGTCATGGGGCTGTCAGGCAGCGGCAAGTCCACCCTGGTGCGCTGCCTCAGCCGGCTGGTCGAGCCCACCAGCGGCGAGATCCGCATCGACGGCGAGGACGTGCGCAGCGCCAGCCCGCGGCGGCTCCGCGACCTGCGCAGGCACAAGATCGCCATGGTGTTCCAGCACTTCGGCCTGCTGCCGCACCGCCACGTGATCGACAACGTCGCCTACGGCCTGGAGATCCAGGGCATCGGCAGGGCCGAGCGGCACGCCCGGGCCCGCGAGATCCTCTCGCTGGTTGGCCTCGAGGGCTACGACGAGGCCTATCCCGACCAGCTCTCCGGTGGCATGCAGCAGCGCGTCGGCCTGGCCAGGGCGCTCGCCGTCAACCCCGGGCTGTTGCTGTTCGACGAGCCGTTCAGCGCGCTCGACCCGCTCATCCGGCGGGACATGCAGAACGAGGTGATCCGGCTGCACCACGAGGTCGGCAAGACGATGCTGTTCATCACCCACGACCTGGCCGAGGCGCTCAAGCTCGGCGACCGGATCGCCATCATGCGCGACGGCGAGGTGGTCCAGCTCGGCCGTCCCGAGGAGCTGGTCGGTGCGCCGGCCGACGACTACGTGGCCGACTTCGTGGCCGACGTGCCCAAGGGCAACGTCCTCACCCTGCGCTGGGCGGCCAGGGCGCCGGCGCCCGGGGAGCCGCTCGACGGGCCCGAGCTGCCGCCGGGCACGGTGATCCGGGACGCGGTGCAGACCGCCCTCGGCACCGACAAGCCGATCAGGGTCGTGGAGGGCGGCCGCCTGCTCGGCGTCGTGGACCGCACCCAGCTCCTCTCCGTGCTGGCCGGCCAGCAGGAGGCTGAGGGGACATCGCCAGCTCCGGAGCCCGAGGCGGCGCCGGCTCCTGAGCCTGGGGGGACGCCGCCGGCTCCGGAGTCTGGGGGGACGGCGCCGGCTCCTGAGAGGGTTTTTCCGTGA